The genomic interval GTTGAATTCTCTGTTGTTACGAACAGTTTCTTGTTGTTTGGTGTATTTTTTTATAGACTCTTTGTGTTCATCTATGGCATTTTTTTTCGATTTGATTTGATCTTCAATACTCTCAAGATCAGTTTTTAATTTTTCAGAACGTGTAGTTAAGCCTGCTACTTCATCTTCTAAATCCTCTACTTCTAAAGGAAGTTCTCCTCTCACGTTTCTAATTTCGTCAATTCTAGTGTCGATTAATTGTAAATCGTAAATCGCTCTTAACTTTTCCTCAACGCTTAATTCTTTCGTATTCGTCATATTCTATAGGTACTTAACTGGATTTGTATTTTCTTCTGATAAAATGATTGCAAAATTAAGTATTTTTTTCCTAAGATACTCAACAATATAGTTTTTTGTATAGCGTTCTGATTCAAAATGTCCAATATCTGCCAAAATAAGTTGATTTTCGGCCTCATAAAACTGATGATACTTCAAATCAGCGGTCAAAAAAGCATCTGCTCCAGACATAATTGCATTTTTGATAGCATAACTTCCAGAACCTCCGAGTACCGCAACTTTCTTGATTTCTTTTCCCAAAAATGCCGAATGTCGAATTCCGTCCGCCTGCATTTTATCTTTAACCAATAGTAAAAAATCCTTTTCGTTCATGGGTTTTACCAATTCGCCTACCATTCCTAAGCCTATATTTTGATGTGTGTTTAGAATATCATAGATTTCATACGCCACTTCTTCATATACATGATTGGCAAACAAGGCTTTCAGGATTTTACTTTCCAAATGTTTTTCAAAAGTTATTTCGATCTTGACTTCGTGACTTTCTACAAATTCAAATCGAGCGCCAATCTCAGGATTACTATGTTCGTTGCCCATATAAGTTCCAATCCCCTTGGAGTTGAAACTGCAATTTTCATAATTTCCAATCATTCCCGCACCAGCATCAAACAGGGCATTACGAACCTTTTCTGCATTTTCTGCAATGGTATAAGTGATCAATTTTCGAATAAAATTCGTTTTCGGAATCAATATTTTAGTGTTTTTTAGCCCCAAGGCATCACAAAATATTTTATTCACACCATTTTGATGATTGTCCAAGGCCGTATGAACCGCATAAATCGCTATATCATTTTTAATCGCTTTGACCACTGCGCGCTCTACATAGTTCTTGCCCGTTATTTTCTTAAGCCCCGCAAAAAGTATCGGATGAAAACAAACCACCAAATTACAATCTTTGGCAATCGCCTCATCAATCACGTTTTCGAGTGCATCATGACAAACCAAAACACCAGTAGCTTCGGTATTGGTATCACCAACCAATAAACCTACATTGTCAAAATCTTCGGCATATCCCAAGGGCGCCATCTCTTCAAGTACAGAAAGGATTTCTTTTATTTTCATTTTGATTTTTTTTCGAATAAACAAATTAACGAATAAACCAATTAACTATAAAATGAAACCTACACGAATTTTGTATCTTTGTTATTCAAAACTACAGTTATGACCACTATTACCTTAAAAATCGATAAACGTACCAAAGCGGGGAAAGCTTTTATGGCGATGGTGGAGTCTGTCTTTAAAAATGTAGAAGGAATTGAAATTGTAGAAAACCAACTTGATGAAGTTCGTGAAGAAGGAAGTGTTTACAATCCTGAGTTTGTCAAAACGGTGTTGGAATCTGCAAAAAGTAAAAAAAGAACTGTTATAGATCCGGATGATATATGGGGAAGTATATCGTAGATTTTGAAGATGTTGCATGTAAAGATTTGAAAGATCATTATAAATCAGAAAATCAATCTACGATAAAAAAAATCGAAAAAATATTATTAGAACTTACTGAAAACCCTTTTTTAGGAGAGAGACAACCAGAGGGATTAAAATATAATTTTAAAGGATATTGGTCAAGACGAATTAATAAAAAAAAACAGAATGGTTTATCGAGTAGAAACGAATATAGTTACCTTATATGTGGTTTCTGCAATGGGGCATTTATTCGGATAAATAATTATGAAGATACTTAGAAAATTACTCTTTCCATTTGCGTTATTATATGGTTTGATAACTGCTATTCGAAATTTTCTTTTCGATCAAGGATTAAAAAAACATACCACTTTTAATGTTCCAGTAATTGCGGTGGGAAACCTGAGCGTAGGAGGAACTGGTAAAACACCACAAATCGAATATTTAGTTCGTATGTTAAGTGATTCTTATAAAGTAGCGACTCTAAGCCGTGGTTATAAAAGGCAATCCGAAGGTTTTATTTTGGCCGATGAAAATGCCAACGCGTTAATTCTAGGAGACGAACCTTTTCAATATTATCAAAAATTCCCGAAAATTCAAGTCGCAGTAGATGCCAATAGAACCAACGGAATCTTCCTATTGCTTTCACAAAAAGTAAAACCCGAGATCATTTTATTAGATGATGCTTACCAACACCGAAAAGTAAAAGCAGGATTGTATATTTTACTCACAGCTTACGGAGATTTGTACGCGGATGATTTTATTTTACCGATGGGAAATTTAAGAGAAAGCAGGAGCGGAGCCAAAAGAGCCAAAGTTGTTGTCGTGACCAAATGCCCTGCAACACTTTCTGTCGAAGAACAACAAGAAATCACAAACAAACTTAATTTAAATTCCAATCAAGAATTGTATTTTTCGACCATTCAATATGATACAGTAGTATATGGAAAAAATGAGCAATTAACCGTAGAGGCTCTCAAAAGCAAGCAGAAAGTTTTATTAGCCGGAATTGCAAAGCC from Flavobacterium ovatum carries:
- a CDS encoding Nif3-like dinuclear metal center hexameric protein, producing MKIKEILSVLEEMAPLGYAEDFDNVGLLVGDTNTEATGVLVCHDALENVIDEAIAKDCNLVVCFHPILFAGLKKITGKNYVERAVVKAIKNDIAIYAVHTALDNHQNGVNKIFCDALGLKNTKILIPKTNFIRKLITYTIAENAEKVRNALFDAGAGMIGNYENCSFNSKGIGTYMGNEHSNPEIGARFEFVESHEVKIEITFEKHLESKILKALFANHVYEEVAYEIYDILNTHQNIGLGMVGELVKPMNEKDFLLLVKDKMQADGIRHSAFLGKEIKKVAVLGGSGSYAIKNAIMSGADAFLTADLKYHQFYEAENQLILADIGHFESERYTKNYIVEYLRKKILNFAIILSEENTNPVKYL
- a CDS encoding DUF2683 family protein; this encodes MTTITLKIDKRTKAGKAFMAMVESVFKNVEGIEIVENQLDEVREEGSVYNPEFVKTVLESAKSKKRTVIDPDDIWGSIS
- a CDS encoding type II toxin-antitoxin system YoeB family toxin, with product MGKYIVDFEDVACKDLKDHYKSENQSTIKKIEKILLELTENPFLGERQPEGLKYNFKGYWSRRINKKKQNGLSSRNEYSYLICGFCNGAFIRINNYEDT
- the lpxK gene encoding tetraacyldisaccharide 4'-kinase; translated protein: MKILRKLLFPFALLYGLITAIRNFLFDQGLKKHTTFNVPVIAVGNLSVGGTGKTPQIEYLVRMLSDSYKVATLSRGYKRQSEGFILADENANALILGDEPFQYYQKFPKIQVAVDANRTNGIFLLLSQKVKPEIILLDDAYQHRKVKAGLYILLTAYGDLYADDFILPMGNLRESRSGAKRAKVVVVTKCPATLSVEEQQEITNKLNLNSNQELYFSTIQYDTVVYGKNEQLTVEALKSKQKVLLAGIAKPKPFFEYLKNDHDLCLTYPDHHHFSDKDLITIQEQSKGKIIITTEKDYVRLKDSILKEQLYYLPIQSKLLTKVNQFENSVLSFVKQTFKS